A genomic stretch from Elusimicrobiota bacterium includes:
- the lgt gene encoding prolipoprotein diacylglyceryl transferase, with protein MYPVLFHWGPFSLHTYGLFAAFGFLAGYGIASAMARRREISPAVVGDALFPLLLGGLLGARLFYVLFHGAEFSGQWLDTLKIWQGGLMWQGGFLGALVAFALFLRRRRLPFLPMTDIFAPAVAVGQALGRIGCLFAGCCFGRTCDLPWAITFHHAESLAPTGQPLHPTQLYDAGLNLLLAAFLLILSKSPWSSRAGRLTGVYLLLAGAARLGVEYFRADARGTGLGIFSATGLVAIGLTIAGSLLLISLRTRQKS; from the coding sequence ATGTACCCCGTTCTTTTTCACTGGGGTCCGTTTTCTCTCCACACCTACGGTTTGTTTGCGGCGTTTGGCTTTTTGGCCGGGTACGGAATTGCTTCCGCCATGGCAAGACGCCGGGAGATTTCCCCTGCCGTTGTTGGGGACGCTCTGTTTCCTCTTCTTCTGGGCGGGCTTCTGGGCGCTCGACTCTTCTATGTTCTTTTCCATGGGGCCGAGTTTTCCGGCCAATGGCTGGACACCCTTAAAATTTGGCAGGGGGGACTGATGTGGCAGGGGGGCTTTCTCGGCGCCCTCGTGGCTTTTGCTCTCTTTCTTCGCCGTCGCCGTTTACCCTTTTTACCGATGACCGATATTTTCGCCCCCGCCGTGGCTGTCGGTCAAGCCCTGGGCCGAATAGGATGCCTCTTCGCCGGCTGTTGTTTCGGCCGGACCTGCGACCTCCCCTGGGCCATCACTTTTCACCACGCCGAAAGCTTGGCTCCTACAGGTCAACCCCTGCACCCCACTCAGCTTTATGACGCGGGACTCAATCTTCTCCTTGCCGCTTTCTTGTTGATCCTGTCCAAATCCCCCTGGTCCAGCCGCGCCGGACGATTAACGGGGGTCTATCTTTTATTGGCTGGCGCGGCACGGCTCGGGGTGGAATACTTCAGGGCGGACGCCCGAGGGACGGGCCTTGGGATTTTTTCGGCCACAGGTCTCGTGGCGATCGGACTTACCATTGCTGGGTCCCTGCTCCTGATCTCCCTCCGAACCCGACAAAAGTCGTGA
- the lspA gene encoding signal peptidase II — MKRFISIVLLLVLLDQASKILVERIIPLGHSVSVLPFFALTHVQNTGAAFGMMAQSNRLFVGLTIVILALLVKMHKDLTTQGRWASVGVALVWGGALGNLADRLRRGGVTDFLDVHWHAWHWPAFNVADSAISVGVTFLLLQNLLTAKPK; from the coding sequence GTGAAACGCTTTATAAGCATCGTCCTGCTTCTCGTTCTCCTTGATCAGGCTTCAAAAATCCTTGTGGAAAGAATCATCCCCCTGGGACACTCTGTTTCTGTCCTTCCCTTTTTCGCCCTGACCCACGTGCAAAACACAGGGGCCGCCTTTGGAATGATGGCCCAGTCCAACCGTTTGTTTGTGGGTCTCACCATCGTGATCCTCGCCCTCTTGGTTAAAATGCACAAAGATCTGACAACCCAGGGTCGGTGGGCCTCCGTGGGAGTTGCCCTGGTGTGGGGCGGTGCGTTGGGGAACCTTGCGGACCGTTTACGACGGGGCGGTGTGACCGATTTTTTAGATGTCCACTGGCACGCCTGGCACTGGCCCGCCTTTAACGTGGCGGATTCGGCTATATCGGTCGGCGTCACTTTCCTTCTGCTACAGAATTTATTGACAGCGAAACCAAAATGA